DNA from Daphnia pulicaria isolate SC F1-1A chromosome 3, SC_F0-13Bv2, whole genome shotgun sequence:
CAGGATTCATTCTTTGATGAAACTCTTCCGTAGCATAGTCTTTGCCTTGATTCTGATTTACTTTCTCTCGTCATCTATTTCATATATCAttacagacaacaacaacaattaagtgaaaatttgaaaactaaTGCGTTGACTTGTGATGCATTTTTGTACATTCGACCGAACTATTGAAAAGGAATACAACTGAAGAGTGGAACAAATCAgttgggaaaaacaaaaaaaaacaaaaaacaaaacaatgtgCATGTTGTGATGCTTGTATCAATCATTTTTAACATGTTAACCAAAACTATTTTTAGTTAATCCAAAAACACAACACAAGTAGGTCTAAAAACGGTCTCTTGGTCTGTAACTAAGACTTTCTCACATCATCTGGAAGCCGGTAAGCCAAAacgtgatttttaaattttcccccGTTGCATAGGAGTTGAATCAATAATAGTTTAATTACCGTGTGACGTGGTCCCTAATGTTTTTCGCaattattcgtttttcttAACTCTAGTTATTGGATGTTAAAAGAAGCCAACCATCGGAAGCCTTTTTCGCACATTCTTCTGATTTCCTGATTTTCACCAATCCGACCTTCAACGTCCCCTGCATCTCAAACCGGACATTTGTCCCCAAATATATCCCAATTCTAGGACTTTTCCCTCGATAACTGTACCCTTGGCTCCTACTTCAGCTataattttttcccctccctTTGACTCTGCAATCCcgcctctctcttttttgttttctcctgcTGAAGCAAATGGACACGTAAACTACATTTCGTCACAGGTGTAACCTGTGAGTATTGACATCGAGGGTTTATCGATCAGGCATGCGTCACATATTATTTTATCAAGTTTCGCACAAGCTTTTTGGCCTTGTTACGTTACGCACACTTGGCACTCGTCTCGAAAAGCAAATCTGATTAATTTGCCTGGCGTCTTTCACCGCTTTTTGTACAAAGCTTATATAAATAGTGCCGGTATGTCGTTAATGTTTATAAATCGTAATTAAGTTCTTCTGTTGGGAGCAAACATTCGGGGGTCACTGTTACTGGGTACAACGCGTAGTAAATGTTTCTTTAATTTGTTACTTCTTAATGTTTTACAGCGAGTAACAAATTTGATTACATTTGCTTTGTCTACGTGTAAATAGAACCTATGAGGCTGTATAAGCAGTCGGCATTGTTGGTATTAACACCTGTATCTAGGGCTTACACTAGGAATTTGAGAAAGTGAAGGCAACACATACATGTCTGTTGTCGATAGGTTGGCACTAAACCGCTACTTGATTAGTCTGGATGTCTTGCGTCATGGGGAAAGTTGTCAAGGTTCTTTTACTAACGCTGTACACTTGTGCTATTTTTGCAGCTCCGGTCAAGAAGGATTAAACATCATCCGATCCAGAGATGGGCTGCGCGCTCGAGTGACTCCACCCTTCTTGCGACAGCAGGAGTGTATCTTCTTGTTCACCCTGCTGTTAACTTGCTGTTATGTGTGAatccctttttgtttctctcactCCTGCTttcccattttcaatttttctttactctacaaaaacaaattttgttcgGTTGGGTCAAGTATGGAAGGGCCTTGCAAGCAAACATTAGCTGGTTTCgcccaccttttttctttgtttttgttgtcgttTCAGCGCCTTTCCCTATTCAACAATCAGTCATCACCGTTTGACAGAATTTGATCCTTTTATTTACACATGTGTAGTGCCTTGCGCATATGAAAGAAACTTCCGTGTAGTCGAGATGAAACGCCTGAAAACAATCGAAACATGAGTAGTCTGATATTGAATGAGGGAttcgagtttttcaaaaattttaccgCGTCAAAATCGTGCGTCTTATCCCCCATGTGGATAGCTCATTCACACCCCTTCTCTTCCAACTTTTACCTTcctaaaaattttaatcacGATGTCACCAGGTCGTTTAAATACTTTTTATGTGTGCAGTTGACTCTTTCCCTCTGTTCCCACCTAAAGTAAAGTCATGTGGCCTCTTCTGCTCTCTAGTCAAAACTTCAATAAACAATGTCATTAAGAAAAGATCGACTACCACTGGGTAGTTGGCCTCAACACCTCAAGCTCCAGTTCGGGGTGAAGCTAAGGCAGGCGCTTTTCTGAAGCGTTACAAATTTCTTATCCACCCAATATTTCTACTGTCTCCACCCCAACTCTATAAaagttgaagaaataaaaaatggtgcCAACCAATAATGTTTCTTAATTATTCATTTCGTTATGattacaaacaaaattacacGAATGGTAGGCCATTACCAACCAAAATTACCTGCATTGTGTCTTATTTGTACTTTCACTTGCACATTGGtttcacagaaaaaaaaaaaaacagctcagCTATACATCCTccaatcaaatttatttgtcagcaacaacatcttcacttttttccttttcaggtACACCActatttggtttttcttgttcCTCCATACTTTCTGCTTCATCAGAACTGCTGTTTGATTCTTGTTCTGATGTAGTttcagttgttttcttttgtttcttaccAGCTGCTTTCATgagctctttctttttcagtcGTTTGGCCCTTTTCTTTGCAGTTCTTTCTTCTGCCagcttttgattattttcaattttttgcctaaaatcttcatctttttgatcctgtaaaacattaaaaaatatataatagttTTCATATTAGATTGTGAAATACTACAAGCAAGACATACTTTTTCAGACATGATTTGGATGTGTTTTTGTCTGGCATACTCTCTTCTTCGGATGTGACGATAAACATGGAACTCTCCACTTCCAGCACCAGCACTAGAACCCATTACATTTCTAACAAAGTCAGGAGTATCTGGTGttgatttcttctcttttggtCTTTCTGGTAATTGTACTGGCTTCTCCTACAAGGGATCAgtcattaaaattattattaacatTCCAATTAGTATACCCTCAATAGATAATATATTCTTCAAGCTACTTTTAAGAAACATGCAACAATATTACTAATTGATGTGTAATGTAAAATCTTACAGGGTTTTTCATGAGACGGTCGAGTTTCATTCGTTGGTAGTCGTATGTGTTTTTTATAACTACAACCTCTTTCGGTTCgcgaattttcttctttttttcggtagAATCAGCCATTATACAAATCACTCAAATAAGGAGCGTAAAACCAATCTCACAAAAGTAAAAGAGTTGTTCGAAAAAGGAACAAGTTTGAATGATATGGAAACGAGGAGCTGTTAATTTGTTGCGCTTTCAGAAGATTCACCGGAGTTTTTTTATGTCACTCATTcacaattgttttttaaaactcaCCTTACTAGTTACTCGAGGCTGAGAACTATGGTGGAATTCGAAGCCGATTCCGTCAAGGGATATTTGTTTTGTAGCGCCATCTCTGAAGCTTGCCATCGCTTTCTTTTACAAGGCCTAGCTAGGGCAGAGCTAGGGCCGGCCGCTACCGCTAGGGTTAGCGTCTGAAATCTAAAGCTGTAAACTTGGATTCTACTAATCTCAATCTCatagttaatagaaaataaaaattatagctATTAAACCAATTACATTTACTGAGCGACCGTTAAATGATAAACAAATTGGACTGAAAGCTTTTTAATAGCTACAGGCGATACTGATTAGCATTAGAAAGGTCTCAAACGAGTTTTTCGGCCTTAATTTAAAGGAGGCTTGCCATCGGTCATGTTGTTGGTAGTTTGCAGTTGCAGTGCGCTGCATCCCAGCGTAGGTGTGGTCAATACGCTGTAATTCCCAGCAAAACTTACAACCACTATTTAGAATTTTATTAAAGTGGTGTTTCgaaagtaatttttaaattgtaccATCTCGCTATTCACGAGTTTTATTCATCAGTAGTGATTTATATCCGTGGATTGTGAATCAAACATACTGTCAAGGAGCGGCCCTGAACAAACAGGTGTGGCCATTACACagaattttcatctttttttttcattgaattgaatttcatcGAATTGAATTTTCTAAAACCAAGTTTTTTCTTAGATAATCATGCCTGAAGCAGCTAATTTAGAGGATCCAAATGTAAAGGAGAATGTGAAAActaaagatgagaaaaaattgaaaaaatcagcTACATCGAATGGACTTGGTTCATTTACAAGGGGAAAGCTTGTCTTGGCTCGAGTTAATATGCTGGATGGAACAGTAACCGACCTGAGTATTGAGGTAAGAAGTGCCTTCATATTTAATAACCCTTTTCTCACTCAAGAGAACCTTAGTTTTTATAACTTAAGTGGTATGGACAActgattttttctaatttttttgctttaaattattttatttagaaagGTGCAAAGGGACAGGAACTTCTTGACCGGGTATGTGAGCAAGTTgatttggtagaaaaagatTATTATGGCTTGGTGTACCTTGATCAAGACAATAACAGAAACTGGCTTG
Protein-coding regions in this window:
- the LOC124329209 gene encoding PRKR-interacting protein 1 homolog; translated protein: MADSTEKKKKIREPKEVVVIKNTYDYQRMKLDRLMKNPEKPVQLPERPKEKKSTPDTPDFVRNVMGSSAGAGSGEFHVYRHIRRREYARQKHIQIMSEKDQKDEDFRQKIENNQKLAEERTAKKRAKRLKKKELMKAAGKKQKKTTETTSEQESNSSSDEAESMEEQEKPNSGVPEKEKSEDVVADK